Proteins from one Pontibacter korlensis genomic window:
- a CDS encoding glycoside hydrolase family 43 protein codes for MTSISKYKSILKKCCLAAGLLFSTLAVQAQEKIINPVLPGFYPDPSICRAGDDYYLITSTFSYYPGVPIFHSKDLVNWQQIGNILNRPEQLDVEGLGVSRGIFAPAIAYHDGTFYMVTTLVDKGGNFVVTATNPAGPWSDPVWLPEVSGIDPSLFFDEGGKAYILYNSDAPDNKPLYDGHRTIRIQEFDYKNLRTVSEPTILVNGGVDISKKPVWIEGPHIYKVNGYYYLMAAEGGTSVNHSEVILRSQNVTGPYIPYENNPILTQRHLPNDRPNPVSATGHADLVQTQNGEWWSIFLATRPYDTEDHYNIGRETFLAPVTWKDGWPIINAKHEEVQYSYTRPNLPEAKLSDFPLNGNFRYREDFTASELPMYWMMLRTPRSNWYSLSQPTGSLSMEVRPEELSGKGNPSYIARRQQHLEGSASTRMKFNPASKNEIAGIVAFQGEKNYYTLGKTISKGKQVVQLRKADNAVLAEETLSRKESKKPLQLKIAFDGGKYSFYYTTNEGDWKLLKADVDGTYLSTRVAGGFVGVTLGMYATSQGKPSASKAEFEWFDYEGNDDIYKSTSTTMK; via the coding sequence ATGACAAGTATAAGCAAGTATAAAAGCATTCTGAAAAAATGCTGCCTGGCAGCCGGATTGTTGTTTAGTACACTGGCTGTGCAGGCGCAGGAGAAAATTATAAACCCCGTTCTGCCAGGCTTTTACCCCGACCCAAGTATCTGCAGGGCAGGAGACGATTATTACCTGATCACCTCCACCTTCTCTTACTACCCGGGCGTGCCGATCTTCCACAGCAAAGACCTGGTAAACTGGCAGCAGATCGGTAACATACTAAACCGGCCGGAACAGTTAGATGTAGAAGGCTTAGGCGTCTCCAGGGGTATCTTCGCCCCGGCTATTGCCTACCACGATGGCACCTTTTACATGGTCACCACGCTGGTAGACAAAGGCGGTAATTTTGTGGTAACGGCCACTAACCCGGCTGGCCCCTGGTCTGACCCGGTGTGGCTGCCGGAGGTAAGCGGCATCGACCCCTCCTTGTTCTTTGATGAGGGCGGCAAAGCCTATATCCTCTACAACAGCGATGCACCGGACAACAAGCCGCTTTACGACGGCCACCGCACAATCCGAATACAGGAGTTTGACTACAAAAACCTGAGGACGGTAAGCGAACCTACAATACTGGTGAACGGAGGCGTGGATATCTCCAAAAAGCCTGTCTGGATAGAAGGCCCCCACATCTACAAAGTAAACGGCTATTATTACCTGATGGCAGCTGAGGGTGGAACAAGCGTGAACCACTCGGAGGTAATTTTGCGCAGCCAGAACGTAACCGGGCCATACATCCCTTACGAGAACAACCCTATACTTACGCAACGCCATTTGCCAAACGACCGTCCTAATCCTGTGTCTGCCACCGGCCACGCCGACCTGGTACAGACACAAAACGGCGAGTGGTGGTCTATCTTCCTGGCTACGCGCCCGTACGACACGGAGGATCATTACAACATTGGCCGCGAAACCTTTCTGGCACCAGTTACCTGGAAAGACGGCTGGCCCATCATTAATGCCAAACACGAGGAAGTACAGTACAGCTATACCCGCCCAAACCTGCCTGAAGCAAAACTGAGCGATTTTCCGTTGAACGGCAACTTCAGGTATAGGGAAGACTTTACAGCAAGCGAATTGCCGATGTACTGGATGATGCTGCGCACCCCGCGAAGTAACTGGTATAGCCTAAGTCAGCCAACCGGAAGCCTCAGTATGGAGGTGCGCCCGGAAGAACTTTCAGGTAAAGGCAATCCTTCTTACATAGCCAGAAGGCAACAACACTTAGAAGGTAGTGCCAGTACCCGAATGAAATTTAACCCAGCCTCCAAAAATGAAATTGCCGGAATTGTTGCTTTTCAGGGAGAGAAGAACTATTATACTTTAGGAAAAACGATTTCGAAAGGGAAACAGGTTGTGCAGTTAAGGAAGGCAGATAACGCTGTACTTGCTGAGGAAACACTAAGCAGAAAGGAAAGCAAAAAGCCTTTGCAGTTAAAGATTGCATTTGACGGTGGGAAGTATAGCTTTTACTACACCACAAATGAAGGGGACTGGAAGCTGTTAAAGGCTGATGTGGATGGCACGTACCTGAGCACACGTGTGGCCGGTGGTTTTGTGGGTGTCACGCTTGGTATGTACGCTACCTCACAGGGTAAGCCGTCTGCCTCTAAAGCTGAGTTTGAGTGGTTCGACTACGAGGGGAACGATGATATCTACAAAAGCACATCTACCACAATGAAATAG